The region TCGATTGACAGCGAGTAGTATCGGTCTGTGCCATGAAGGAAAAATGAGCCCCATATGAAGATTGGATGAAGATTTGTTCTTTAACCATTCTTCAGCTTGCGGTGGTCTAATAGCGCTTATGAAAATACTGCTGATAGAAGACGACATGGACCTGGGCAACGGCGTGCGCATCGCCCTGCGCGACCAGGGCATGCAGGTGGTCTGGGTGCGCAGCCTGGAAGACGCGGCGCGCAGCATCGAACACGACAGCTGCGAGCTGGTGCTGCTGGACCTGGGCCTGCCGGACGGCGATGGCCTCGATTTGCTGGCCCGCTTGCGCGCGGCGCGCCTGCCGGTGCTGATCCTCAGTGCCCGCGATACGCTGGAACAGCGCCTGCGGGGCCTGGACGGCGGCGCCGACGATTACCTGGTCAAGCCGTTCGTGCTGGCCGAGCTGCTGTCGCGCGTGCGCGCGCTGGCGCGCCGCAGCTATGGCTTCGACGGCGACACCATCGAATTGCGCGGCCTGCTGCTGCAAGTGCCCACGCGCCGCGTCAGCGTGCATGGCCGGCCCGTGGAGCTGACGGCCAGCGAGTATGCCTTGCTGAAAACCTTGCTGATGCGCGCCAACCGCGTCATCACGCGCCGCGTGCTGGAAGAGCATATCCTGCCGGGCGGCCTGGCCAATGCCAGCAATACCCTGGATGTGCATATGGGCAACTTGCGCCGCAAGATAGGCGAAGGTTATATCCGTACCGTGCGCGGCGTCGGCTATGTCATCGACCAGCAGGGCGAGTCGCCCGCGCAGCCGGGCACCGGTGCATGATGGGCCGTTTCTGGGCCATGCTGCGCCGGCCCACGCTGGTGCGCCGCCTGATGGTCGCGCAAATGCTGATGCTGAGCGTGCTGTGGAGCCTGGCCGTGGCCTATGTGCTGTTCGAGGGCGCCGGCGAGGCCAGCAATGTGAGCCGCGGGGTCTTGCACGCCATTATCAGCGTGGCCGACAACCTGGCCGAGCAGCCCGCGCGCCAGCAGCAAAGCTTGCGCGCGATCGACGAGGCGCTGCGCGAGGAGTTTGAGATGGGGCAAGTGCCGGAAGTGGCGCCGCGCATCCTGGTCTGGCGCAATGGCGAACTGGTCTATAAATCGCCCGATGCGCCCAGCGGCATCCGCAGCGCCGGTCCCGAGCAGATGGAGGTGGTGTACATCAAGGGCCAGGCCTGGCGCAGCCGCAGCCTGGTCGAGGGGACGACGCGCGTGACCGTGCTGGAAGTGGGCGGAGCCTGGCAGTTTTTTATCACGATCAATTCGCACGGCTATTATCTGTTGCCGCTGTTAATCAGCCTGCCTTTCCTGCTGCTGCCGGCCTGGCTGTCGATCCGGCTGGCCATGCGGCCATGGCGCAAGGTGGCGCAGGAGGTGGCGGCGCGCGGGCCGCAGGATTTGCGTCCGCTGACCTTCAAGCCGCCGCATGGCGAACTGGCCGCGCTGGTCGACAATATCAATGCGCTGTTGCAGCGCGTGGGCACCAGCGCCGCGCGTGAACGCAGCTTCATCGCCGATGCCACGCATGAGCTGCGCACGCCGCTGGCTGCCATGCGCGTGAATGTCGAGGCCTTGCAGGGACAGGCCAGCGACCCGCGCCAGCAGGAGTTGCTCGATGGTATCTTGAACAGCGGTAACCGGGCTGCGCGCCTGGTGGGACAGTTGCTGCAACTGACGCGCAGCGAGGTGCAGGCGGAAGCGGGAGAGCAGCGTCGGCCCCAGGCGCTCGACGTCCTGCTGCAGGACCGCCTGGCGGCCCTGTCCGGCCTGGCGCAGGCGGGCGGAATCGAACTGGAGCTGCAGGCCAGCGTGTCGCTGCGCGTGCCCGGCCAGCGCGAGAGCCTCGTCTCGCTGATCGACAACCTGGTGGAAAACGCCATCAAGTACAGTCCGCGCGGTACCAGCGTGACCGTGTCGCTGCATGCCGAGCGGGGCCAGGCCGTGCTGCACGTGGCCGACCAGGGGCCCGGCATCGCGCCGGCCCTGTACGAGCGCGTCTTCGACCGTTTCTTCCGCGCGCCGCAGCAGGCGCAGCCAGGCAGCGGCCTGGGCTTGTCCATCGTCGCCTCGGTGGTGCAGCAGCATGGCGGCACGATCCAGCTGCACCGCGCCAGCGGCGGCCAGGGCTTGCTGGTGGAAGTGCGCTTGCCGCTGGCGTCCGACGCTTAGTGCCGGGACTCGCGCCAGCCATGACAGGAAGGGGCGTTTGCGCCTCTTTGCGTGTGTGGCGCGGGGATGCTCAGGATCCGGCCAAAGCCGGTCTGGTGCGTATCAGTAAATTGCCCACCGCATAGCGTTGCCTACTCAGGCGATCGCTTTCAAGACCTGATCGACTGAAATTGCCTTGACCCAGTCGCTGCGCCGCGCCACCGTCAGCACGGTGCTGTTGGCGCTGTCGAATGGCGCCCATTCCGGATTCTTCTTGCGCATCAGCGCCACCACGGGCACATGCACGGCATTCGCCAGGTGCATGATGGACGTTTCCACTGAAATAATCAGGTCGCATTGCGCCAGCATCGCCGGCAGCTGGAAGAAGTTGTCGACGGCGCTGAAGGCCTGCGTGCGCGCCAGTTCGCGCGCCTGCACGACGGCATGTACCTTGGCCAGATCCTGCGGCATGGCATTGATCAGGAAACAGGCATTGGCCCATTTCGGCTGCTGTTGCATGCGGGTAATGAGTTCGGCAATGCGTTCCAGCGGCCAGCCGCGCTTGTGCGACTTGGCAAACGGGTTCAGCAGCACAAGCGGCCCCTGGCGCGGGGCAAAGCCCCAATCGCCAAGCTGGGCTTGCGCCTGCTGCAAGGCGATGTCGGGGATGTGCACGAAGGGATAGCGCTCCGCCACGGGAATGTCGAGTCCCGTCAGTTGGTGGAACCAGTCCGCATACACGCTGCTGATATGGTGTTCGCCCGCGTCCTGGCCCGCATAGGATGACAGCACGGCGTCGATCTTGCGGTAGGCCAGGTAATGCCAGAGGCGCAGCGGGCTGAACGGTTTGCGCGTACCGATGACCAGGCCATCCGTGGTAATCATGCGTGCCAGGTCCGCATACAGCTGCGGACGGATGTGCGCCAGCGAGACGACAATCGGATAGTGCTCCGCCTGTGCCTCGCGCAGCGATTCGTCGTAGAGTGCCGGGCTGTAGGTCTTGCGGTAAACCTTGGTGAAGAAGCCGGACTGTTCGACCCAGTCGTACAGCGAGTAGGTGCGCAGGCTTTCCCATTGTTTGGCATCGGCCGTGCGCCGCACTTCATCGACCCACAGATGGATCTGGATGTGCGGATAGGCCGCGGCAAAGGCGCGAAAGCCATTTTGCAGATAGGTGAAGTCCCCCAGCGCCAGGTGGGCGATGAAGAGAATTTTGTCCGACTTTTGTAGAAGTTCGGCGGGAATCAAGGGCGTCATGTATCAGTACGATTTCAGGTATTCATTCGATGGTGTCAAACCACTTGCTGGGAAAATTGCAGGCGATGCAGATTGGCATACGCACCGTTGGCATCCAATAATTGCTGGTGACTGCCGGTTTCCATTATTTTCCCATGCGACAATACCACGATACGGTCCGCACGTTCAATTGTTGATAAACGATGAGCAATAACCAGGGTGGTTCTGCCCTGCATCAGGTGCTCCAGCGCCGCCTGCACGGCGCGCTCCGCTTCCGTATCCAGGGCCGAGGTGGCCTCGTCGAGGATCAGGATGGGCGCATCCTTGTAGATGGCGCGGGCGATGGCCACGCGCTGGCGCTGGCCGCCGGACAGGCGCGAGCCATTGTCGCCCAGGCGCGTTTCCAGGCCCTCGGGCAAACCGTCGATGACATCCGACAGGAAGGCTGCCGCTGCCGCCGCTTCGACGCGCTGCCGGTCCGGCGCCGCGTCGCCATAGGCGATATTGGCGGCCAGCGTATCGTCGAACAGCACCACGTTCTGGCTGACCATGGCGATCTGGCTGCGCAGGCTGGTCAAGGCGATGTCATCGATATTCTGACCATCGAGCAAGATCTGCCCGCTGCTGGCCGAGTAAAAGCCTGGTAACAGACTCACCAGCGTCGATTTGCCGCCGCCGGACATGCCGACAAAGGCCACCGTCTGTCCCGGAGCGATGTTCAAATTGATGTGCTGCAAGGCCAGTTCCCGATGGCCTGGATAGGCAAAGCTGACATCGTTGAAATCGATGCGCCCGCTGCAGCGGCCAGCCAGCGGCTTGCCGCCCGTGCGTTCCGGCGTCTTGTCGATCAGCAGGAAGACTTCTTCCGCGGCGGCCATGCCGCGCTGCAGGGGACCATTGACTTCGGCCAGTTGTTTCAAGGGCGTCAGCAGCATCAGCATGGCCGTGATGAAGGAAACAAAGCCGCCCACCGTGATCTGCCCCTGTTCCGACTGGAACAAGGCCATCACGATCACGAGGGCCACGGCGGCGGCCGTGATGACCTGGGTGATGGGCACGGTGGCGGAAAAAGTGGTGGTCATGCGCATGCTGTAGCGGCGCAATTGCTCGGCGCGTTCCTCAAAGCGCGCCTTCTCGTAGTTCTGGCCGCCGAAAATCTTGATGACTTGCTGCGCGCGCGTAGTCTCTTCGATGACCTGGGTCAGTTCGGCGTTGACCGCCAGCGTATCGCGGTTGAGTTTTTTCAGCCGCTTGCCCGTGGTGCGCACGACGATGGTCAGGAGGGGCAGCAGCACCAGGGTGACCAGGGTCAGTACCCAGTTCAGGTAGAGCAGCCATGCCAGCAGGCCCAGCACGGTCAGCGAGGAACGCACGATCGACGTAAACACCTTGGTCACCATTTCGATGATCTGCTGTACCTCGAACATGATGGAATTGATGACTTTGCCGACCGTATGCGTGTTGTAAAAGTCGATGGGCAGGTTGAGCATGCTGGCAAACATCCTGCGCCGCAATTCATTGAGGATGCGCGTGGAGACATAGCTCATCAGGTAGCTGCTGGCAAAGGTGGACACGCCACGAATGAAAAAGATGCCGATCACGATCAGCGGCACCAGCCAGTAGGAAAACTCGACCTTGCCGCCGAAGCCATTGTCGAGTAACAGCTTGAGCGCATACGGCAACAGCGGCTCGGTGGCTGCCGTGACGACCATCGCCAGCAGGGCCAGGGCCAGGTGTTTTTTATAAGGCGCGTGTAGCGCAGTGAGGCGCTTCAGGTCGGGCGTGAGCATCGGTGTGATTCCTGGCAGGCAAGGCAAAAATAGTCAAGTGGAATACGAACTCAGGCAG is a window of Janthinobacterium sp. 1_2014MBL_MicDiv DNA encoding:
- a CDS encoding response regulator; amino-acid sequence: MKILLIEDDMDLGNGVRIALRDQGMQVVWVRSLEDAARSIEHDSCELVLLDLGLPDGDGLDLLARLRAARLPVLILSARDTLEQRLRGLDGGADDYLVKPFVLAELLSRVRALARRSYGFDGDTIELRGLLLQVPTRRVSVHGRPVELTASEYALLKTLLMRANRVITRRVLEEHILPGGLANASNTLDVHMGNLRRKIGEGYIRTVRGVGYVIDQQGESPAQPGTGA
- a CDS encoding sensor histidine kinase, giving the protein MMGRFWAMLRRPTLVRRLMVAQMLMLSVLWSLAVAYVLFEGAGEASNVSRGVLHAIISVADNLAEQPARQQQSLRAIDEALREEFEMGQVPEVAPRILVWRNGELVYKSPDAPSGIRSAGPEQMEVVYIKGQAWRSRSLVEGTTRVTVLEVGGAWQFFITINSHGYYLLPLLISLPFLLLPAWLSIRLAMRPWRKVAQEVAARGPQDLRPLTFKPPHGELAALVDNINALLQRVGTSAARERSFIADATHELRTPLAAMRVNVEALQGQASDPRQQELLDGILNSGNRAARLVGQLLQLTRSEVQAEAGEQRRPQALDVLLQDRLAALSGLAQAGGIELELQASVSLRVPGQRESLVSLIDNLVENAIKYSPRGTSVTVSLHAERGQAVLHVADQGPGIAPALYERVFDRFFRAPQQAQPGSGLGLSIVASVVQQHGGTIQLHRASGGQGLLVEVRLPLASDA
- a CDS encoding glycosyltransferase family 9 protein, producing the protein MTPLIPAELLQKSDKILFIAHLALGDFTYLQNGFRAFAAAYPHIQIHLWVDEVRRTADAKQWESLRTYSLYDWVEQSGFFTKVYRKTYSPALYDESLREAQAEHYPIVVSLAHIRPQLYADLARMITTDGLVIGTRKPFSPLRLWHYLAYRKIDAVLSSYAGQDAGEHHISSVYADWFHQLTGLDIPVAERYPFVHIPDIALQQAQAQLGDWGFAPRQGPLVLLNPFAKSHKRGWPLERIAELITRMQQQPKWANACFLINAMPQDLAKVHAVVQARELARTQAFSAVDNFFQLPAMLAQCDLIISVETSIMHLANAVHVPVVALMRKKNPEWAPFDSANSTVLTVARRSDWVKAISVDQVLKAIA
- the msbA gene encoding lipid A export permease/ATP-binding protein MsbA: MLTPDLKRLTALHAPYKKHLALALLAMVVTAATEPLLPYALKLLLDNGFGGKVEFSYWLVPLIVIGIFFIRGVSTFASSYLMSYVSTRILNELRRRMFASMLNLPIDFYNTHTVGKVINSIMFEVQQIIEMVTKVFTSIVRSSLTVLGLLAWLLYLNWVLTLVTLVLLPLLTIVVRTTGKRLKKLNRDTLAVNAELTQVIEETTRAQQVIKIFGGQNYEKARFEERAEQLRRYSMRMTTTFSATVPITQVITAAAVALVIVMALFQSEQGQITVGGFVSFITAMLMLLTPLKQLAEVNGPLQRGMAAAEEVFLLIDKTPERTGGKPLAGRCSGRIDFNDVSFAYPGHRELALQHINLNIAPGQTVAFVGMSGGGKSTLVSLLPGFYSASSGQILLDGQNIDDIALTSLRSQIAMVSQNVVLFDDTLAANIAYGDAAPDRQRVEAAAAAAFLSDVIDGLPEGLETRLGDNGSRLSGGQRQRVAIARAIYKDAPILILDEATSALDTEAERAVQAALEHLMQGRTTLVIAHRLSTIERADRIVVLSHGKIMETGSHQQLLDANGAYANLHRLQFSQQVV